Within the Sulfitobacter sp. JL08 genome, the region CGACCTGTTCCACGGGATTGGTATTGCGGCTGGCAATGGTTTGCAGCGCCAGAACGATATGGCTGGCGATTACGGTTGTATCAATCGTTTCATGCGGTTTGGCCGCGTGGCCACCGCGGCCTTCCACTTCGATTTCGAACTGGTCGGTTGATGCAAAAAACGCACCCGGACGGATCGCGAAACTGCCCACCGGATGCCCCGGCCAGTTGTGCATGCCATAGACCTCTTCAATGTTCCAGCGCTCCATCAACCCGTCTGCGCACATTTCGCGCCCGCCGCCGCCGCCTTCCTCTGCCGGCTGAAAAATAACCACGACGGTGCCGTCGAAATTGCGGGTTTCGGCCAGATATTTTGCCGCACCCAGCAGCATCGCCGTGTGCCCGTCATGGCCGCAGGCATGCATCGCATTCGGGGTCTTGCTGGCATACTCCAGCCCCGTCTGTTCGTGGATCGGCAGCGCATCCATATCGGCGCGCAGCCCGATCACCTTGCCGCTGGTGTTGGATTTGCCATGGATCACACCGACAACGCCGGTCCGTCCGATACCGGTTGTTACCTCGTCACAGCCGAAGGCCTTCAGCTTGTCAGCGACCAGTGCGCTGGTGCGGTGCGTTTCAAACAGAATTTCGGGATTTTCATGAATATCGCGCCGCCATGCGGTGATTTCATCGTGCATTTCGGCGAGTCGGTTCTTGACGGGCATGTATTTTGTTTCCTGATAGAGTGGACGGCTTACGTGGCCGGCATGCGTGTTTCAACCATTTCGGCAAACCAGCTACAACCTGCTGGGATGGCCTCGTCGTTGAAATTGTATTCGGGGTGGTGAACTGTTGCGCCACCGCCGTTGCCCAGAAAGATATAGGCACCGGGGCGCTCGTTCAACATGAACGAAAAATCTTCGGCCGCCATGATCGGGGCTGTATCGTCTTCCACATCCCCCGCCACATTGCGCGCCACGTCAGCGGCGTATTCGGTGTTGGCAGCGGCATTGACCGTAACGGGATAGCCGTCTACCCACACCACATCCGCCGTGCAGCCATAGGCCTGCGCCGTTGCCGTGGCCAATGCGATGATCCGGTCCTTGACCTGCGCGCGCACCGCTTCGTCGAGGGTGCGCACCGTGCCCCCCATGCGCACCGATTGCGGGATCACATTGGTCGCATCGTTGTCACTGTGCAGCGAACAGACCGATACAACCACATGCGCCAGCGGATCGATATTGCGGCTGGCAATGGATTGCAGCGCAATCAGAACATGCGCCGCGGCCAGATTGGGATCGATCGCCTCGTGCGGGGCGGCGGCATGGCCACCCCGGCCCGTCACGGTGATGAAAATTTCATCGGCCGAAGCCATCAACGCACCGGGCCGGATCTGAAACTGGCCCACATCCACACCGGGGGCGTTGTGCAAGCCATAAACCTCGTCGATCTTCCACCGCTCCATCAGCCCGTCATTGACCATTTCACGACCACCGCCGCCACCTTCTTCGGCGGGCTGAAAGATCAGCACGACGGTGCCATCGAAATTGCGCGTCTCGGCCAGATATTTGGCCGCGCCCAGCAACATCGCCGTGTGTCCGTCGTGGCCGCAGGCATGCATTTTGCCCGGTGACTTGCTGGCATA harbors:
- a CDS encoding M20 aminoacylase family protein, coding for MPVKNRLAEMHDEITAWRRDIHENPEILFETHRTSALVADKLKAFGCDEVTTGIGRTGVVGVIHGKSNTSGKVIGLRADMDALPIHEQTGLEYASKTPNAMHACGHDGHTAMLLGAAKYLAETRNFDGTVVVIFQPAEEGGGGGREMCADGLMERWNIEEVYGMHNWPGHPVGSFAIRPGAFFASTDQFEIEVEGRGGHAAKPHETIDTTVIASHIVLALQTIASRNTNPVEQVVVSVTSFATSSSAFNVIPQRVHIKGTIRTMSAEVQTLAIARLKAICEGTAATFGGTANVIMHPGYPVMVNSEEQTRFAADVARKVSGECDENAALVMGAEDFAYMLEERPGAYILVGNGDTAAVHHPEYNFNDEAIPAGCSWWAEIVEQRMPAV
- a CDS encoding M20 aminoacylase family protein, coding for MPIKNRFAEMHAEITGWRHHLHQHPELQFDVHETAAFVQNKLAEFGVDDITPGIGQTGVVGVISGKTNTSGRVIGLRADMDALPITEATGLEYASKSPGKMHACGHDGHTAMLLGAAKYLAETRNFDGTVVLIFQPAEEGGGGGREMVNDGLMERWKIDEVYGLHNAPGVDVGQFQIRPGALMASADEIFITVTGRGGHAAAPHEAIDPNLAAAHVLIALQSIASRNIDPLAHVVVSVCSLHSDNDATNVIPQSVRMGGTVRTLDEAVRAQVKDRIIALATATAQAYGCTADVVWVDGYPVTVNAAANTEYAADVARNVAGDVEDDTAPIMAAEDFSFMLNERPGAYIFLGNGGGATVHHPEYNFNDEAIPAGCSWFAEMVETRMPAT